Below is a window of Tolypothrix bouteillei VB521301 DNA.
TGTCACCAGGCGTGGAACAAATTTTCAAGGTAGCAATTTGACAGATGCGAACTTTACACAGGCAAGACTGAAAAATACCAATTTCAACAAATCCATCCTGACACGTACATGCTGGTTTCAAGCAAAAATGATGAATCGAGCTGATGTCAGGACAACCTATCTTGAGGATAAAAATCTACGTCAACTGCTAGTTACAAAAGATTTACAAGGCAAAACAGTTGATGGCTGGGATTTGCAAGGTATGAATTTGCAGGGCGCGAATTTGAAAGATGCTAGCTTCATTGCAACCAAGCTCAATGAATCGAACCTGCAAAATGCGGATCTTTCAAGAGCAAATCTTACAGGAGTGCAACTAGACAAAACAGATTTAAGAGGTGCAACTCTGACGGGTACATACATCGGAGACTGGGCAATTTCTCCGGATACCAAGCTAGATGGCGTACACTGTGACTATATTTTTTTGTACGTGCCTACAAAAGATAATCCCAATCCCCATCGTTTACCTCCTAACTGGGATGAAACCTTCAAAGACGGTGAATTTGCTCAGTTAATGACCCCGTTGCCTAACCTCTCCAAGATCTAGATTGTTCCAAAGGAGTCTCCCGTAGTTGAGCAGATCCTTAAAACACCCCAAATATACCGTTAGGTTTGGGGATTTCTGCATTAATCTTTAAGACTCCTGCCGTCAATACAGGAGATTGAAACAAGGACGCCCTACGGGTTCGCCACAATATCCGGAGGGAAACCCGATGACAGTTGTGGACTCACCGTTTTTCCTCGTCGCACTCTCCGCTTGGAAAAACATCTTTTTTTCTAGCAGGCGCTACTCCCACAACGAGCATTTTTATTTCAGAGGACAGGAAGCAAAAAGCACAGCAGCGTAGCTGCCTCCTGCCCTCTGCTTTTCTTTGTAAAAAGACTCTATTATATATGTAGTGTAAAATACACTGAAATAGAATTTCAAGCAAAACCCAGTAAATTTCTGTATTTATTAGATTTTAGTTGATAAGGAGTGAGTGCTCGGTGGAATATCTTGTTTATTCTCTGATGGACAGTGCTTACGCGGAAGCAACTGTAGAAGATGAATTTAGTTTGCCGGAGTTTAAATTAACCTTAGATTGGAAAAAAGTTTTTAAATCGACTTGGCTCACCTATGCTACGGCTACAGCTTTGTTTGCAATTTTAGCCCAAGCTCAAGTCGTGTCAGCGGCTTACTCCGGTCCTGGTAGATATTATGTCAGCACAAATGGTAGTTGTCTCAATATTCGTACAGGTCCATCAACTTATTACTCTAGAGTAGCTTGTTACCGCAATGGCTCTCGACTTCCAAATGTAAGGGGATACACAAGAGGATTTGCTCGTTTGTCTACGGGCTATTTTGCTTCTACAAGATGGATCGCTCGCAGACCCGGTAGTGGATATACTCCCGGTCTTGGTGTTGGCGGTCGCGTCTTGAGTTTGGGTTCTCAAGGAAGCGGTGTTAGAAGAGTGCAAAGAATTTTAGGAATAACACCTACCGGATACTACGGTACTGCAACTGCAAGAGCTGTTCGCAATTTTCAGCAAAACAATGGCATATACCCAGTCGATGGAAGAGTGGGACCGGAAACCAGAAGAGCATTAAATCAATATGGAAGCACGGGTTACGGTTCTAACTACAATGATGACTACTTGTACTCGAACCGCGATCGCTACAATGATGACTACCTGTACTCGAACCGCGATCGCTACAATGATGACTACTTGTACTCGAACCGCGATCGCTACGATGATGACTACTTGTACTCGAACCGCGATCGCTACGATGATGACTACTTGTACTCGAACCTCAATCGCTACTACGATGACAACTACCTAAATCGTAACCGCGATATCTATAACAACAATTACAGTTACAACAGCGATTACAATATTGGAGGTCGAGATGTCCTTGCAAGAGGTTCTCGAGGTAACGCTGTTAGAGAAATTCAGCGATATTTAGGTGTACAAGTTACGGGGAACTACAATCGCGCAACCGAAAGAGCAGTCAGAAACTTTCAAGCCAGAAATGGCTTACCTGTCACTGGAGTTGTTGATTCAAATACCCGATTGTTTTTAGGCTTAAGTGGTTGACGCTCCGCCGCCTAAAGGCTAGTGTGTATTGTCAAACGAAGTGCATTAAAAGCGCTTTCGATCCCCCCTAACCCCCCTTAAAAAAGGGGGGAACGGAATTCCAATTCTCCCTTTTCACGAAGTTTCATCTCTTTTCTAGAGATCTGTACACTACCGTAGTTATAAAGGGGGGCTATGATACTCAAAAACTCCCCCTATTTATCGGAGGATTTAGGAAGAGCTAACACGTGTAAAAACACGCCAATTGTTTATATTCTTGATAATTATAAATGGCTTATATAGCAGTCCTAAATGAAATATAAAAATCAGAGTGAAGACTGCTAATAGCCATTAGCTATTAGCCATTAGCCCTCCCTTGTTCGCCAGTCCCGGTGGTCGCGGGAAACCCGCCTACAGGGCTGGTCTCACCATTAGCCATCCAAATTTTTTACAAATGATTTAGGATTGCTATATTTGACTATTGTTAGGCAACTTATCAATACTTATCCTGCTTTTTTCTGAATTTTTCAACAAACTCTAAGTATTTTCTGGATGATGAATAGGTATCTCAATAACAAATTCAGTCCCTTCACCTAAGTTGCTACGACAGTATAGTTTCCCTCCATGTTTTTCAATAATTTGGTAGCTAATCGACAGCCCCAAACCCGTACCAACACCAACAGGTTTAGTCGTAAAAAATGGATCAAAGAGGCGTTTTTGAACTTCCAAAGTCATGCCAGAACCGTTATCAGCAATGGAAATAACAATACAATTTTCCTCAATCATCTCAGTCGCTATGCGGATTTTAGGATGGAAAATGTGAGATTCTGGAAGTAAAGAACTCTTGCTGCATCCGGAAGCCGCCAATGCAAGCTGTGAATTGCAGATTGCGTAATTACCTCGAATCCATTGCTCTTCTAACGCATCAATGGAATTTGCTAACAAATTCATGAACACTTGGTTTAGCTGTCCCGCGTAGCAAGCAATTGGTGGAAGAGGCTGATAATCTTTAATAACTTGAATTTCAGGACGAGTTGTTGTTGCTTTGAGCCGATGTTGCAAAATCATGAGCGTGCTGTCAATTCCTTCACGAATATCCACTGCTTTCATTTGGGCTTCATCGTGACGGGAAAAGTTTCTTAAAGAGCGGACAATTTCACGAATGCGATCGGCTCCCATCTTCATAGAAGTTAGCAACTTTGGCAAGTCCATCATTAAAAAATCCAAATCAATAGTGTCGATTTCCTCAAGAATTTCTAGTGTGGGCTGGGGATAGGTGTGCTGGTAGAGTTTGAGCAAGTTTAACAAATCTTCTACGTAGTCATTGGCGTGAACGATATTGCCAAAAATAAAATTGACTGGATTGTTGATTTCATGGGCTACTCCAGCAACCAGTTGTCCCAAACTGGACATTTTTTCACTTTGTACAAGTTGAGTTTGCGTTTTTTTCAGTTCTTCTAAAGTTATTTCAAGTTGATGTGCTTGTTTTTGAGCGCTGATTGCAGCTTGACGAGTATGTCGGTAAAGTTCAGCTTGGTTGACAGCAATAACTAACTGACCAATAACTGCTTGTAAAAGTTCTACTTCACTATCAGTCCAGGGACGCGGATAACTACAATGAGCGCAGCATATAACTCCAATATCACCAGAACGTGTTTGAAACGGTAGCTGTAATGTCGATCGGTACCCCAGAGATTGAACTAACTGCCGAAAATTACTATCAGTAATATTTAATACATCATTTATACGAATAATTTCTTGGTTTAACAGCAGCTGATGAACCGAACCAATGAGAAGTTCCGGGTAAGAACCCAGTATCCCAGGTAAATCTGGATTTCGTGCTTCTTTGATAGCTTCCCAAGTTGGCGGATCGGTATCCGGCTGGTACCAACAGAAGGTACAACGGTCGATTTGCAATAACTGCTGTATTGCTTGGATTGCTGTTTCAATAACTGTATCTAAATCAAGAGAGTTACGGATTTGACTCGCTAACCTATTGAGCAGTTGTTCTCTCTGTGCTAGTTCTCGAAACTGTTCTTCTGATTTGCCAACACTCGTTTCAGCGACTTTGGATTGTGAAATGTCTTTTACGGTTGTTGCTAAAGGTGTTTGTTGCTTAACCACTGCTTCTGGAGTGTACTTGCCCTTAGTAATGATTTCAGAAGAGAAAATTGTGCCGCCTATTTCACCATTGCAGTCATACCAAGGACAACCCTTCCATTTCACCCATTCTACAGAACCGTCTTCCCGAACAAAACTGTCAGTTGATGCGTGTTCGCTACAACCAGCCAAACACAGTTGATGCACTGTTTTCCACATATTGGGAGTTTGAGGAAAAACCTCATAATGCTCGCGACCAATATAGCTTTCTTGTTGGAAACCATAGTCTGTTAACCAGCTGCGGGTGGCTGCCACATAACGCATGTGGCGGTCAAACATGGCAACGGCTGTGGGTGTGTACTCTAAAAACAGTTGGAACTCCGGACAGTTGTGCAAGTACATAAATTGGCCAGGGGATGCTTAATGTGTTGCCAAGGTATGAAATCATTGAAATGAAGACATTGTTAGTAATGTAACTATTTCGCAGTTACTTTCGCTTCCGAGTTTTCTCTTAATTCTAGTACCAGTTGTCAACAAAAATTGTAAATCGGTGTAGCTTTCGCAATATAAGAGTTCAGTATTTTTCAAGTATACAAGAGTAACAGTCCAGTTTTTATGTCCCTTACCAGAAATATTTGCACACAGGTAGGACTTTACAGAAGAACTAGATTTGGGTAATTTATAATGTATGAAATCAATGTCCGATGGTTTGTTTTAACTTAAACATAATTTGTCTTTAATTCAGGAAAAACTCGGTCAAATTTTTGACAAATAAGTATATTAACTGGAGTAGAGCTACTGCGGAAAAACCCAGTTTAAAAAAGCTGGGTTTTTGCATTGGCATTTTTCTACTTTAATCTTTGGAGCGATTTGCGCTTGGTGTAGTAGCAAAGCTATCGCTTCGCTACAATCTTAAGAACTCATACCAAAGTAATTTTGCACTATTTGCAAAATTCGCTTTGCGGCTTGTCCGTCCCCAAAGGGATTAATTGCGTTTGCCATGGTTTCATAAGCAGTTGGATTGGTAAGTAATTCAA
It encodes the following:
- a CDS encoding peptidoglycan-binding protein, yielding MEYLVYSLMDSAYAEATVEDEFSLPEFKLTLDWKKVFKSTWLTYATATALFAILAQAQVVSAAYSGPGRYYVSTNGSCLNIRTGPSTYYSRVACYRNGSRLPNVRGYTRGFARLSTGYFASTRWIARRPGSGYTPGLGVGGRVLSLGSQGSGVRRVQRILGITPTGYYGTATARAVRNFQQNNGIYPVDGRVGPETRRALNQYGSTGYGSNYNDDYLYSNRDRYNDDYLYSNRDRYNDDYLYSNRDRYDDDYLYSNRDRYDDDYLYSNLNRYYDDNYLNRNRDIYNNNYSYNSDYNIGGRDVLARGSRGNAVREIQRYLGVQVTGNYNRATERAVRNFQARNGLPVTGVVDSNTRLFLGLSG
- a CDS encoding ATP-binding protein; translation: MYLHNCPEFQLFLEYTPTAVAMFDRHMRYVAATRSWLTDYGFQQESYIGREHYEVFPQTPNMWKTVHQLCLAGCSEHASTDSFVREDGSVEWVKWKGCPWYDCNGEIGGTIFSSEIITKGKYTPEAVVKQQTPLATTVKDISQSKVAETSVGKSEEQFRELAQREQLLNRLASQIRNSLDLDTVIETAIQAIQQLLQIDRCTFCWYQPDTDPPTWEAIKEARNPDLPGILGSYPELLIGSVHQLLLNQEIIRINDVLNITDSNFRQLVQSLGYRSTLQLPFQTRSGDIGVICCAHCSYPRPWTDSEVELLQAVIGQLVIAVNQAELYRHTRQAAISAQKQAHQLEITLEELKKTQTQLVQSEKMSSLGQLVAGVAHEINNPVNFIFGNIVHANDYVEDLLNLLKLYQHTYPQPTLEILEEIDTIDLDFLMMDLPKLLTSMKMGADRIREIVRSLRNFSRHDEAQMKAVDIREGIDSTLMILQHRLKATTTRPEIQVIKDYQPLPPIACYAGQLNQVFMNLLANSIDALEEQWIRGNYAICNSQLALAASGCSKSSLLPESHIFHPKIRIATEMIEENCIVISIADNGSGMTLEVQKRLFDPFFTTKPVGVGTGLGLSISYQIIEKHGGKLYCRSNLGEGTEFVIEIPIHHPENT